Sequence from the Candidatus Paceibacterota bacterium genome:
AATACTTTCTAGGGTCGGTACTCCCGGCCAACACTCTCACAACATCAACCACGGAAAAATACCAAAGCTCGTTATCTTCGTCCCAATGTCGACGTATTTGTGCTCCTTCGAAAATAGCGACTGCTTTATTCCTTTTCATTCCAATTGGATTGTTCTGCGTTATCTACTTGACCGCTTCGCCGAAGGCCTCGTCTGCGACGTCTTTGTCTGCGTCGGCTTTGGTCACATGAATCTTTCCGTCTATGTGATTTGGCGGGGCATAAACTGTGTAGATTTTGAGATCGCTAGTGCCTGTGTTAAAGAAATTATGCTTCGTGCCCGGTGTCACCACTACAACATCGCCGGCTCGAATCGGACTTTCTTTATCGTTTAACACCGCTTTGCCTGTTCCGCTTAAAAAGAATAGGGTTTGCTCGACGTTCTTATGCGTCTCCTCGCCCAATTCTCCGCCGGCCGGGATGTTCATCACGACAAGCTGGCTGCGCGCGCCGGTGAACAACACTTTTCTGAAATACGTATTCTTTTCCGTCTCGGCGACAATGTTCGTTATATATGGCATATGTAAATATTGTAGCACATTCAGACTAGTAATATTTATCTATCTGCTTTTTGTGCTCGGCGTAAGTCTTACTGCAATGAAAATTGCCTTTTTTGTCGTTGAAGTAGAAAAGGCAATCGGTCTTGATGGGGTTAAGCGCGGCGAGGATTGAGGCGACAGACGGATTGGCAATCGGCGCCGGCGGGAGGCCGGAATTTTGGTAAGTGTTATAGGGCGACTTGATATATTTGTCTCTTGGATAGACCGTCGGCCACCAGTTACTCACCGATTTGTTATTAGCCTTGGCATATTGGAGCGTTGCGTCTACCTGCAAATTCATATCAGCGAATATTCTGTTCCACATAATACCGGACAAGAGCCTCATGCCGTCTGTCGTGATAGTCTCACGCTGGATGAGCGATGCGATAGTGAGAGCCTCGTTCAAAGGCACGACCGCTTGTGTTGATGTACTATAATGAGCGAGCACGTCGGCAGAAAATCTCTCGTTTACCAATTTCTGCGCATCTTCCGGCGCCATACCTTTCGCCACCGCATAAAGACCGGGCGCGAATGAACCTTCTGTAAGCGGTAAAGACGCGCCGGTTAGTGGTGTCAGAAACTTCTGCTTTTGCTTGCTTGTCCAGCCAAGCGTCTTGGCAAAGGCTGTCGCCACCTGCTCTTTGCGCATGCCGGGCGTTATGGTCACGAATCGTTCAGTAACGTTTGCCAGGTTTTGATACCAAGGCAGGTCGGCAAGACTCGTAGCAAGCCAAACAAAAATATCTTGAATAACACCGCCGACACTGGCGACAGAAGCGCCGAAGAGCGAATGTTCGTCGGCAAGGAAGGCATTGACCTGTTCGTTCTCTGAAATAATCTCGCGCTTCGGATCAACAGTCACAGGAAATTCCTGGGTCATTTTAGAAACGGCCTGTTGTTGTTCATATTGGAGCGACCAAGTTAATATTCTGGGGAGCGAAAGAAAGAAGACAATAAAAAGAATCGGTATGAGTATGAGAAGAAGCTTTTTCCGGCTAAGCCATTGCATGAGTTCATTCTAACAAAAAACAGGCTCGATGCGAAGCTGACGTTTTCCACTGTCTCCAGTTGGTGCTCTATACGAGCCGTGTTACAATATTGTTCATATGGAAATTGTAACAATTGTGTTCACTGTAGTAATAGCCCTACTGTCATTCTGGATTCTCTTCAAGCTCAAGGGTTACGGCGGAGTAATCGGCCGGTCATTAAACAGCATCGGCTACGGCACGGTCGTCCTCGGCTTCTCGCAAGTCCTTGAGTCAGCCGTCCCCGACTCTTTTGGTATCGACCCGGAGACTATCCACATGTCTCACCATTTCATCTTTATCGTTGGTCTGACCATGGTCGCCTGGGGCTTCAAGAATTTGATGGATAAAAGATAGGCTTTTTATACATCTTTTTTTGAATGCAAAACACATGAAAAAATATCTAGCTTCGCTCGGCGTATTTATTTTTCTCTCTGTTGTTTTAAGTTCTGCCACGGCCATCAATCCGCCCCCCTCCGCCGACTACACAGGCGCGGTTACGAATGCAACAAACACACAAAAAAAGAGCCAGAAGGCACTGACGTCGGCATATGCGTCACTTAACAAAGAAATAGAAGAAGGGCTGACCCATCCGGGGGTATCGCCGTCGTGGCGCAACATGATTCAGAAGAAGCTTGAACTCTTGCGGAAGCAAGGTTTGGATGCAAAAAGAGTATCCGCCCTCAAGTCTAAAATAGACAAGCTTAGCGTGGGCGGAGCCTCCGATGCGCAGGTGCTTGCCGCTCAAGGAGCGGCGTGCAACGCGTCAACCACGCCAATCTTCACCCATGCGTTTACCGACCTCGAGAAAGTCAATGCGCTCAACCCTATCGGCGGCATCGGCGGAGGCTCGCCGGGTAGGAGCTATATCGGCGTTAAGGATGGCATGGAGGCTCCGATCTATGCGCCCATGGACGCGACGCTCCGCACCATCGTGTACGCAGACCGCGGCGCTGGATACGGCGAGTATGGGCTCATCTTCGAGGCGGGGTGCGGGCTCCAATTCATGTTCGATCACATTGACCGCATTTCTGACCGGCTTATGGCCTACGCCCCCAAGACGGCAGCAGCTTCTTCGCAAGTTCAAGACGGCAAACGTTACTCCATCGCTATTCGCGCCGGAGAGCTCCTCGGCTACACGAACGGCACCGACCTCGCGCACACCTTTGACTTTTTGGTTATGAATTTTGCGAAGAAAAATAATTTTCTTAATCCCAAGCGCTGGGAATGGGAACAGGCCGTATACGCCACCTGCCAATACGATTACTTTACTACTGACTTGCGTTCGGCATATTACGCCAAGCTCGGCCGGCCGAGTGAAGCCGGCATCATAATACAAGCGCGGTCGTGTGGCAATCCTTCGCACGATGTTGCAGATACCATTTCCGGCGGATGGTTCAAGGTCGGGAGCAGCGACATACGCGGCGAATATCTGGCAATCGCCCGCGAATACGACGGCGCGCAAGTTGCCTATCGCAAAGACGGCCTCGCCTTCGCAAGCACAGAGAATGTGCAGGCCGGCATCCCCTACTTCCGCCTGACAGACCCGTCGCCGAGGAAATTCCCCGCCGATGTCAAAGTCGGAGAGGAAATCTGCTACAGCGACCGTCAGAACTGGTCATTCATCAAACTTGTCTCAACAACAGAACTTGCCCTCATTCGTGGAACAGGCGCATGCCCCGCCACCTTCCCGGAAGAGAAAGTGGAAACCTGGCTCCGCTAGTTGAGCCACTTGAACCCCCTCGGCTCATGGCGAGTAAAAAGTAATCGGTTTATCAGAATTTGCAATGTGCATTTTTTGCATATTGCTTTTTTGAACTATCCGGAAATCCCGAATAGTTGCTTTTCTCTCCAATTCCTTATACCACAGCGAGCCAAATGGTGGGAATTGACTCGCTCCGAGTCTAAAGCGCCTGATATTCGGCGCGCTCGTCCGGGCCAACTTGCTGCAACCTGCCGGCCATTACCAACTGCCCTAAGTATCTGCTGGCCGTCCGGTGCGAGACGTGCAGGAGCTTCTCTACCTGGTCATTATTTATTGATTTTTTCTCTGTCGCGAATTTCATAATTCGTTCAAGCTTCGCCCGTTTGCGAAATTGAATTTTCTCCAGAGCCCTGGCAAGAAGTGACCTGTTATCAAGACGTTGAGGTCTCTCCTCGGGCTGATCCAAAGCGCCCATAGGGCGATAAGCCGGAGGTGAGACCTCGACGACATTTGCGGTGGGTTGAGGTGCTCCATTTTGAGGTTGAGGTGAGTCCTCAAGGAGGAGCGAAGCGACGGGAAGAGGTCCCTGCCCGACAATGCCAGTCGCTGGCAGGCGGGTCTCCTCGGCCACCATGGGTTGAGAAGCGGAGGCGGAAGTCTCGACGACAATCGGTTGGATCTCCTCGCCTTGCCCGTCCGGAGTCGCAGACGAAGGCGGGACGACAATATCTTGCCGTTGAGGTGCTTCGTCCGCCCGTAGCTCTGAAGGAGCGGAGGCGGAAGCCCCGGGAAGAGGTCCCTGCCCGACAGTGCCAGTCGTGGGCAGGCGGGTCTCCTCGGCGACATCAGGTACGGAATCCGACGCAACGGCGACTTGCTCCGGTTGTGACGGAGAAGGCTCGGTTGGCTCCACAGGAGCCGGTGTTGTCTCGGGGGCTATTGCTTCGGGTGTTTGGTCTGGGGGCATGAATACATCATACCATAACTTCTGTCGCGATAAATCCTATCTGACTGACGTTATGGCGAGCATTCCTGTAGCGAGCACAGTACTTCATGTCACTGTCAAGTGGTGGGAAAAAGGCTTCGATTCGGGCATAAAAACAGAAAGTTCTTGCCTTAATTTTTTTCCTGTTTTCTAATGCGGTGGGAAACTTTTTTTTGCCACTTTTCCACTTCTACACAGAGCATTATAGGCATATAATAGAGTGTTTGAAAAAAGAAAAAGAGGCACGTTTTGGACATTCGGCCTCCTTTTCTTTAGATTAAAAATGCCAGAGCGAAATATCGTCGACTTCGGCCTGGCCTCTTATGCTGAAATGCTACAGCAAGAAGCAAATCGGCGCAAGGGTAAGACTGTGGGAAAGTATGCTGAATATAGATCATAACATACTCAGTGTGCTATGGAATAAGGCGGTAACGGTACTTGGATACGACCAGAATAAGTACCGTAAAGATCGCTGTGGTGCTTTCATTGCCTGGCAAGAATACGGAAACAGAGAGAGTAATCTTGGGTGGGAAATTGACCACATTGTTCCAGTAAGCGCTGGAGGTTCCGATTACTTATCGAACCTTCAACCATTACACTGGCAAAACAATGTAGCAAAGGGTGATGGCCAGCTGGTTTGTGCAATATCGGCACGTTAGAGTGTCGGTCGTCCAACAAAACACAAACCGCCCATATGGGCGGTTTGTGTTTTGTTAGTAGCAGGTCTATTTCTTACTTACAATCGCGATTGTCTCTCTTATCACCTCAAGAATTTGATCCATTGTCTGTTTAGATCCACTGAGATAGTCCCAGAGCTCATCAGCTATCATTACTTCATCTTCAGCAAAGTACTTTTTAAATTCAACTAGGTAATCAAAGAATCTCTTCTTGTCGTAGTCGGTGGGTTTTATGGCAGTTGGATCAAAAGGAAACCCAACAAAAAACTTCACGTCATGTTTTGGGTACAGCAATTTTAACGCAGCCTTCCCATACAAAATTTTCTGCTTCTCACCGCGCCCCTCTCCTGCGTTTGGCCTAACTGATTTCATTTCGACTGCAACAATTTCATTCTTTTTTTCAATAAAGATATCTGCGGTAAAGCCTAAGGCTTCAACTGAATCCTCTGTATCACTGAATTTAAAAATTCTAGAGTTTTCCTGCTTCAAGTCTGGTTTAATCTGAGAAGATTTCAGCCCCCTTATGATTTCATCTATCACAAGCGACTGGCTTTTTTTAACCTTTAAAGTATATGGACCAGTGAACTTTCTCTTGTAGCCTCCTGATAGGATATTTCCAAAATTTTCAAATCCTGTACCAAGCGAGGTACTCAGGCCATGTAGCCAGCTTGCAATAGCTACCAATCGAGGTGTCTCAATATTTAATCCTCGAAATTTTTCTTTAAAACACTCAAGCACGGCGTCATGAAAGGGCGCGTTTCTATTTTGCGCACTTAAGTCTGGAAAGCTTTTTAACCTACTTGATAAAATTTTCTTTACTTCTTCGCTAACACGATTTTTCTGATCTGCAGTTAGTTTCATGCTATTTATTTTTTAGATGAAATATTATCTCCGAATAGGGTGTTCGATCTCTTTCTGTTCGGTTCAACACTGGCCGTTTGAATTGGTTTACAATTTTCATTCCTGAGTTTTCTGCAATTTCTGGGTAGAGATTATACTTATCGTTTGCTACGAGAAACACATTATAGTCGTTAGCAAAATACTGCTTACAATTATTCAAAACATCTGTAATCCCCTGAGCGTATGACCGACGTGCATCTTGACCCTGTCCCTTGTATAGCGGCCCTATTTCAAGCTCATCCTTTCTTTTAAATCCAAGCAGGTCGTACGCATACGCATGCTGTTCGTGGTAGTCGATCTGACCAACATATGGTGGTGATGAGAAGATTCCTGAAATTTTCTGTTTTTGAAGCAACTTAGCGAACTCTGGATTTTGTTTCTCTGCTTTCTCAAAAATGTTTACTGCCCTTGAGTCGCCCGTCAGAACTGAGTAGTGAACAGGTTTACGGAGTGAATTAAATTCTCTAATTCTATCGATAGTATCATAAGCGTAACGATTGAGCATCGTTGCAATCGAAAATAGAGGCTTACAAATCTTTTTGTGCTTGTAACAGTAGTACGTGGTCAGTTGTGGCTCTTTGAGCGTAGCTAAGTCGCTGTGTGTCGTTGCTCGGCACGACCTGATTGTTCTACTTAAAATCAGTGCTAGTATTTTCCTGGTTTTGACGTTCTTTTCCCCTTTCACCGTTTCAAATACGTGATCAATCTCCCGCCTCACATTTTCCATAAACCAGACATCCAGGAACGATGTCGCTATATCTTGTTTTATTTTAACTGAATATTTTTTCAGAAGCTTTTCATAGGTCGGTAAAAATTCTTTTTCTTTTTCTACGGCAAGCGTACGCTCATCGAACCCTTTTTGACTCGCACCATACCTAAAGTCAGCCCCGGGAAAATATTTATTATTAAACTTTGCAAGTTCCATCAGGAGCTCGGATTCAAAATCTTGTATCTTGTTATCATGCTCAAATGTATCGATAGCGGTGAGCATCTTTTTTAATGCTTTTTGCAGGTACTCATCGTCGTAGTGACTCGCCTTACAACTGGCAATCATGCAGTTAAATTCTGAGACGTCAACCCCGACAGAATGAATGCCCATTTCAAGAGACTGTATTATAGTGGTTCCGGAACCAAGAAACGGGTCTAGTACAATATCCCCGGGTTTGAAATAAACCTCTTTTTTAAAATCATCTGTGTGGCTATCTAGAAAATACTCAACAAGCTGAGGGATGTATTTCCCCTTGTACGGATGAAGTCGGTGAACATGTTTAGTCGTGTCTTTCTCCCTCAAATTATCAAAAGATAGTGCCCAGTTTAGATCATTACCCAGATTTTTTTTCCAGCTTACTTCACGTTTTCCGTTATATGATTCGTAATAGCTTTTTAAGTCACCCAAATCAACCATGGTCGAACCATTCTCGCCATGTTTTTTTACCTTACCATATTGAACCAAGTACGAAATGTTTGTTGGGTAAACATCCTTTTGCAGATACTCTGACGCCCATTTTGACGCTTCTGAAATTGAGACAAGTGACATGTGTTGATTATAACATTTTAATATCA
This genomic interval carries:
- a CDS encoding cupin domain-containing protein; translation: MPYITNIVAETEKNTYFRKVLFTGARSQLVVMNIPAGGELGEETHKNVEQTLFFLSGTGKAVLNDKESPIRAGDVVVVTPGTKHNFFNTGTSDLKIYTVYAPPNHIDGKIHVTKADADKDVADEAFGEAVK
- the mltG gene encoding endolytic transglycosylase MltG translates to MQWLSRKKLLLILIPILFIVFFLSLPRILTWSLQYEQQQAVSKMTQEFPVTVDPKREIISENEQVNAFLADEHSLFGASVASVGGVIQDIFVWLATSLADLPWYQNLANVTERFVTITPGMRKEQVATAFAKTLGWTSKQKQKFLTPLTGASLPLTEGSFAPGLYAVAKGMAPEDAQKLVNERFSADVLAHYSTSTQAVVPLNEALTIASLIQRETITTDGMRLLSGIMWNRIFADMNLQVDATLQYAKANNKSVSNWWPTVYPRDKYIKSPYNTYQNSGLPPAPIANPSVASILAALNPIKTDCLFYFNDKKGNFHCSKTYAEHKKQIDKYY
- a CDS encoding HNH endonuclease signature motif containing protein, which translates into the protein MLNIDHNILSVLWNKAVTVLGYDQNKYRKDRCGAFIAWQEYGNRESNLGWEIDHIVPVSAGGSDYLSNLQPLHWQNNVAKGDGQLVCAISAR
- a CDS encoding TdeIII family type II restriction endonuclease; translated protein: MKLTADQKNRVSEEVKKILSSRLKSFPDLSAQNRNAPFHDAVLECFKEKFRGLNIETPRLVAIASWLHGLSTSLGTGFENFGNILSGGYKRKFTGPYTLKVKKSQSLVIDEIIRGLKSSQIKPDLKQENSRIFKFSDTEDSVEALGFTADIFIEKKNEIVAVEMKSVRPNAGEGRGEKQKILYGKAALKLLYPKHDVKFFVGFPFDPTAIKPTDYDKKRFFDYLVEFKKYFAEDEVMIADELWDYLSGSKQTMDQILEVIRETIAIVSKK
- a CDS encoding DNA methyltransferase — protein: MSLVSISEASKWASEYLQKDVYPTNISYLVQYGKVKKHGENGSTMVDLGDLKSYYESYNGKREVSWKKNLGNDLNWALSFDNLREKDTTKHVHRLHPYKGKYIPQLVEYFLDSHTDDFKKEVYFKPGDIVLDPFLGSGTTIIQSLEMGIHSVGVDVSEFNCMIASCKASHYDDEYLQKALKKMLTAIDTFEHDNKIQDFESELLMELAKFNNKYFPGADFRYGASQKGFDERTLAVEKEKEFLPTYEKLLKKYSVKIKQDIATSFLDVWFMENVRREIDHVFETVKGEKNVKTRKILALILSRTIRSCRATTHSDLATLKEPQLTTYYCYKHKKICKPLFSIATMLNRYAYDTIDRIREFNSLRKPVHYSVLTGDSRAVNIFEKAEKQNPEFAKLLQKQKISGIFSSPPYVGQIDYHEQHAYAYDLLGFKRKDELEIGPLYKGQGQDARRSYAQGITDVLNNCKQYFANDYNVFLVANDKYNLYPEIAENSGMKIVNQFKRPVLNRTERDRTPYSEIIFHLKNK